The Pseudomonas sp. TH06 genome contains the following window.
GCCGCGCCCCAGACACATGGATTCTGACCGCCGACTGCCCCAGCGTTCTCGGCACCGTGGACGCGGTGACGCGTTTTCTGTTCGAGCAGGGTTGCTACGTCACCGAGCACCACTCGTTCGATGACCGCCTCTCGGGGCGTTTCTTCATTCGTGTGGAATTTCGCCAGCCCGACGATTTCGACGAGCAGTCCTTCCGCGCAGGTTTAGCCGAGCGCGGGCAGGCGTTCGGCATGATCTTCGAGCTGACTGCGCCGAACTACCGGCCAAAAGTGGTGATCATGGTCTCCAAGGCCGATCACTGCCTCAACGACTTGCTCTACCGCCAGCGCATCGGCCAGTTATCGATGGACGTGGCGGCGGTAGTCTCCAACCATCCGGATTTGAAACCGCTGGCCGACTGGCACCAGATTCCCTACTACCATTTCCCCCTCGACCCCAACGACAAGCCGTCGCAGGAGCGTCAGGTGTGGCAGGTGATTGAGGAGTCCGGCGCCGAACTGGTGATTCTCGCCCGCTATATGCAGGTGCTGTCGCCGGAGCTGTGCCGCAAGCTCGATGGCAAGGCGATCAACATTCATCACTCGCTGCTGCCGGGTTTCAAGGGCGCCAAGCCGTATCACCAGGCCTACAACAAAGGCGTGAAACTGGTGGGTGCGACGGCGCACTACATCAATAACGATCTCGATGAAGGGCCGATCATTGCCCAGGGCGTCGAGGCGGTGGATCACAGTCATTACCCCGAGGATTTGATTGCCAAGGGGCGCGATATTGAAGGCCTGACGTTGGCCCGGGCGGTGGGATATCACATTGAGCGGAGGGTGTTTTTAAATGCCAATCGCACCGTCGTTCTTTAGATAGTTATCGCGAGCAGGCTCACTCCTACAAGGGGGACGCATTCCAATGTAGGAGTTAGCCTGCTCGCGATAGGGCCATAACAAACAACGCAAAACCAACAAGCAGTAACCCGAGCACTTAACGCGCTGCCTGCCTGGGCAACGCGGTTCCATAAAAACAACAGCGAGGTGAAAGCATGTCTGGCAATCGTGGTGTGGTGTATCTCGGCGCTGGCAAGGTCGAAGTACAGAAAATCGACTATCCGAAAATGCAGGACCCGCGCGGTCGCAAGATCGAGCACGGGGTCATTCTCAAAGTGGTTTCCACCAATATCTGCGGCTCCGACCAACACATGGTGCGCGGCCGTACCACGGCGCAGACCGGTCTGGTGCTGGGCCACGAAATCACCGGCGAGGTGATCGAAAAAGGCTCCGACGTCGAGAATCTGAAAATCGGCGACCTGGTCTCCGTCCCATTCAACGTCGCTTGCGGGCGCTGCCGTTCCTGCAAGGAGCAACACACCGGCGTCTGCCTGACCGTCAACCCGGCCCGTGCCGGTGGCGCTTACGGCTATGTCGACATGGGCGACTGGACCGGCGGCCAGGCCGAGTACGTGCTGGTGCCGTACGCTGACTTCAACCTGCTGAAACTGCCGGATCGCGACAAGGCCATGGAGAAAATCCGCGACCTGACCTGCCTTTCCGACATTCTCCCGACCGGTTATCACGGTGCCGTTACTGCCGGTGTTGGCCCGGGCAGCACTGTTTACATTGCCGGCGCCGGCCCGGTCGGTCTGGCAGCAGCAGCTTCCGCGCGTCTTCTTGGCGCGGCGGTGGTGATCGTCGGCGACGTCAACACCATCCGTCTGGCCCACGCCAAGGCCCAGGGTTTCGAAATCGTCGACCTGTCAAAAGACACGCCGTTGCATGAACAAATCGCCGCCCTGCTGGGCGAACCGGAAGTCGATTGCGCAGTGGACTGCGTTGGCTTCGAAGCCCGTGGCCATGGCCATGACGGCGTGAAATCCGAAGCTCCTGCCACCGTGCTCAACTCGTTGATGGGCGTGGTGCGTGTGGCCGGCAAGATCGGCATCCCGGGCCTGTACGTGACCGAAGATCCGGGTGCCGTGGACGCCGCCGCAAAAATGGGCAGCCTGAGCATTCGCTTCGGCCTCGGTTGGGCCAAGTCACACAGCTTCCACACCGGTCAAACCCCGGTGATGAAGTACAACCGCCAACTGATGCAGGCAATCATGTGGGATCGCATCAACATTGCTGAAGTGGTCGGGGTGCAAGTGATCAGTCTCGATCAGGCGCCGGAGGGTTACGGCGAGTTCGATGCTGGCGTGCCGAAGAAGTTTGTGATTGATCCGCACAAGTTGTTCAGTGCGGCGTAGGTTTCAATGGTGAAAAAAGGGCAACCCTCGGGTTGCCCTTTTCTTTGAACTATTTCTTTTCTTTTTTTTCTTCAAACGAGCATTTACTGGCATCACCTTTCTCGGCTACACAATCATCTTTCTTCCAATTTTCAGTGGTGGCTTCAACTGGAGTGCCATTCCTGTACCCGACCGAGGCGCCGAGGTCGTCCTTGCCTTCATATCGGCAAATGACAACTGAATTGGGAGTGTCTTTGTCTTTCAGGCGTGCAGAGGTGAAAGTGAGATTTTCGGCTTCCTGAGAGTGGGTCACTGAGAGTGTCGGGCAAGTTGCTGCATAGGCGGTGCTCATCATGGCCAAGCTAACCAGAACACCAGCGGCAATTTTCAGCTTCATCATTTGTACTCCATTACGTAAGGGGAGCAGAAATGTTGGCGGTGTTACAGGCTTGTGCCAACTGTCAAATCTGACAGGTTTTCTAGTTTTTTTAGAAATAATCAAGAGCGCTTTAAGAAGAAACGGGACTATAAAGATCGCAGCCTTCGGCAGCTCCTACACGGTCTCTGTAGGAGCTGCCGAAGGCTGCGATCTTTTGATCTTTGCAATCAGAGGGCTGCTAAAGCACCCTGGTAAAGAACCGGCCCCGTCGGCTGCCCAGTCGGCGAACCACCCTTCGGCTCCAGACTCACCGCGAGCGCAATCGGCTTGCCGATCAACACTTTCTGCGCCTCGCTCAACTCAACCTTGCCTTTGCCCCCCGCCGGGATCACACCCAGCGAGATCGGCCTGCCATCCGCCGGAATCGCCCACAGTTCCAGACTGCGTCCGGGGTCGATGGCCGCCAGTGTCAGCGGCTCGACCTGCAGATAATCCTCATGCGCCTCGACCTTCAGCGCCGGTTGCGCATCGGCGGTCAGCAGGGTGGCGCGGTAGCGGGCGTCGTCGCGGTTGTACAGCGAGCCGAGGAAGACCAGCACAACAATTGAGGCTGCGGCAGCCGTAAGTCTCAGCCAATTCCAGAACGGACGTTTCTCTGGCACATGCAGCACTTGCGGTTCGATGCGTGCGGTAATGCCGCGCCATACGCGATCGGGTACCGGTTGTTCCGGCACGGCTTCGGTGAGGCTGGCGAGGGTTTCCTGCCATTGCGCCACTTCCGCTCGCAACGCAGCGTCATTGAGCAACAATTGTTCGAAGCGCCGACGCGCAGCCGTGGACATCAAGCCGATGGCGTAATCGGCGGCGAGGGCGCGGCGCAGGGCAGGGGTCTGGTAGTTCATGATTCAAGGCACCGGCGCAGTCGTTCCATGCCCCGACGGATCCACGATTTCACCGTGCCCAGCGGCGTGGCCAGATGCTCGGCCAGTTCGGTGCAGGACAAGCCGTGGAAATACGCCACGCTGATCGACTGGCGTTGCATGCCGTCGAGGGTTTCCAGGCAGCGGTTCAGTGCGTGAGCCTCACGGGCGCTGCTCAATTGCTCATGCGCCGAGGGACTTTCATCTGGCAACGCGTCCTGCTCAAGATCGCTCAGCGGCCGCTCGCGGTGTTTGCGTAACTGATCGATCGCCTGATTGCGGGTGATGTTGATCATCCACGTCATCGGCGCCGACAGATGCGCTTCATAGCGCGAAGCGTTGTTCCAGATGCGCACGAAGCTCTCCTGCAAGACCTCTTCGGCCAGATCCGCACGTCCCATAAAGCGCAGGGCCACGCCGTGCAGGCGCGGGCCGACGCTGCGGTACAGCGTTTCGAAGGCGCGACGATCACCCAGTGAGCACTGGGCCAACAGCTGTCGCAACTGATCGGTGTCGGCGATGGAAATGACGTCTCTCCAGGCAAAGGGCGGGCGACGAGGACTGATCTCGGGTTGTTCACAGGCTAGTTCAGCGAAAGCGCTTGTGCCATTCATCGCGGCCATTCCAGGGTTTCACGATTTATATACGTGGCTATGCTGAAAATGGATGCGCGGGCGAGGAACATGCCGCCGGATAGCCGGTCAAACCGGCAGTTTCGCCGCCCATGCAACGGGCGGTTTCACAGCGCAAGAGGATGTCTGAATGAAGATTTCACGCGGTATTGCCATGGCTTCGCTGATGACCCTTGCGGCCAGCCCGGTGTTTGCCGGTTTCAGCCTGGACGATGTGACCAAAGCGGCTTCGAGCATGCAGGGCGGCAACGCTGCCACCGCCGCCGCGCCGACTTCGGAAACCGCCGGTCTGCTGCAAGCTGTCACCGGTCTGGGGGTTACG
Protein-coding sequences here:
- the fdhA gene encoding formaldehyde dehydrogenase, glutathione-independent, translated to MSGNRGVVYLGAGKVEVQKIDYPKMQDPRGRKIEHGVILKVVSTNICGSDQHMVRGRTTAQTGLVLGHEITGEVIEKGSDVENLKIGDLVSVPFNVACGRCRSCKEQHTGVCLTVNPARAGGAYGYVDMGDWTGGQAEYVLVPYADFNLLKLPDRDKAMEKIRDLTCLSDILPTGYHGAVTAGVGPGSTVYIAGAGPVGLAAAASARLLGAAVVIVGDVNTIRLAHAKAQGFEIVDLSKDTPLHEQIAALLGEPEVDCAVDCVGFEARGHGHDGVKSEAPATVLNSLMGVVRVAGKIGIPGLYVTEDPGAVDAAAKMGSLSIRFGLGWAKSHSFHTGQTPVMKYNRQLMQAIMWDRINIAEVVGVQVISLDQAPEGYGEFDAGVPKKFVIDPHKLFSAA
- a CDS encoding anti-sigma factor, with translation MNYQTPALRRALAADYAIGLMSTAARRRFEQLLLNDAALRAEVAQWQETLASLTEAVPEQPVPDRVWRGITARIEPQVLHVPEKRPFWNWLRLTAAAASIVVLVFLGSLYNRDDARYRATLLTADAQPALKVEAHEDYLQVEPLTLAAIDPGRSLELWAIPADGRPISLGVIPAGGKGKVELSEAQKVLIGKPIALAVSLEPKGGSPTGQPTGPVLYQGALAAL
- the purU gene encoding formyltetrahydrofolate deformylase, which codes for MSRAPDTWILTADCPSVLGTVDAVTRFLFEQGCYVTEHHSFDDRLSGRFFIRVEFRQPDDFDEQSFRAGLAERGQAFGMIFELTAPNYRPKVVIMVSKADHCLNDLLYRQRIGQLSMDVAAVVSNHPDLKPLADWHQIPYYHFPLDPNDKPSQERQVWQVIEESGAELVILARYMQVLSPELCRKLDGKAINIHHSLLPGFKGAKPYHQAYNKGVKLVGATAHYINNDLDEGPIIAQGVEAVDHSHYPEDLIAKGRDIEGLTLARAVGYHIERRVFLNANRTVVL
- a CDS encoding sigma-70 family RNA polymerase sigma factor, producing MNGTSAFAELACEQPEISPRRPPFAWRDVISIADTDQLRQLLAQCSLGDRRAFETLYRSVGPRLHGVALRFMGRADLAEEVLQESFVRIWNNASRYEAHLSAPMTWMINITRNQAIDQLRKHRERPLSDLEQDALPDESPSAHEQLSSAREAHALNRCLETLDGMQRQSISVAYFHGLSCTELAEHLATPLGTVKSWIRRGMERLRRCLES